CTTGTCTGTTGGTCTGATTGCAGCATGCATACCGagatggccgtttagaggaagTAGCACTGCGTCATATTGGAAATGAAGATGGTCAGACGGTGATAGCTACAAATATTAGGTTTTACCCTGTACCTTTGATCATTTCCTccatttattttccttttcatacTAAATCTGTGATGTTTTCAGGTTGTCAGACTTTCTGTCTGATCTGCACATAAGGTGAACAATGCCGTTTCAATGTCCCAATGTAAGTTTATGCAGTTTGGAATTTGGTTATTTACTACTACTGTTGTCCATAAATGTGTTTGTCCATTTAGGGCAGACCTCTAATGTGAAGGGTTAAGTTGGCAAATAACACATACTAAGTTTTGCATAGAACAGGATGATGTGTCAGTGAAGTGATGGTCATGTTTATGATAGGCGCACGCTGATACCATATCGTACTGTAACTTATGGGCAGTGGTAAACTAGACCGTGAACTTAGTCAAATTGAACGTTTAACTTGTTTGGTTGGAGGTCATTAGATTTGCACATTCATGAGTTTCCCTTCATGAGGCTGGTAGACCAGTGTCCTTTTTCAGTAAAACAATGCCGTATGCTTCAGCTTTGCCTAAATGTGCAGGATATTCTTTTTTCATCAAGAACACATCCGCAGCTCTCATGCTGGTTTTTCAAATGGAAAGTGGAATGCTCCAGTGGTTTGCAAGGTGTGATTTCTGTACTTTGATTGTTTTTAATGATGGTTGAAGACTgttttccatcaaaatttccCTTAATGATGTAGGAAGtatgttttaatgtttttcttttttgtttcatttacaACTTAAATACTGAACATGGGGCTGAAATCAGAATCTTGTATTATCCAATTTCTCTTGTTTTGGAACACCGATCGTCATTTCAGTCTCACTTTGTTAGTTCCTGCCGCTGGTTAATTTTACTCTGGATTTTTTAATCGTAATTGTGCTTTCTTTTGGCAAGGTATATATCTAACTTTATACGATACTCGATTCTTGATGCAGAATTGGTTGCTGGATGGCTACATCCAGTTGTGTGAGTCGACATGCTTGGTTGCCGTGAACTACATTTAACAGAATtctaaataaagttattattgAGTGCATGAGTGTATGTTCAGAATTTTGACAATTATGCAATGTGCCCGTCTGTGACTTGGATGAGTGTCTTCAGATCGGGACGATAAGATAGTCTGGATAACCGCATGTGTCATCAAATATCAAACTGGTTGGGGGCTgtgtacatacatacacaaaTGGCTAGTTCTTTAAAGGGACTTTTATATCGCCGGCAGTAGAcattttgataaaataaatgCCTTTTGGATGATGCCTTTGGGGTTATTTGtcatgttttattttttctgatCAAACAAGAATGGTACTCATTCAAGTAGAAGATTCAACGATGGATGCCTGCAGGTAGGGTACGCCGGCAATTTCCCAATTTATTGTTTATTGTTTTAGCATCATTGCATTCAGAAGGTTATATTTGTCTTAATTTATCAGGTTATATGAGTCCAGTTTGGAGTAAATTTCCTTTGCGGTACATGTCTTTTCACTTTTAGCAATTTTGCTTATGTAGTTTACTACTGCTGCAGTTGAGTGCCAAATTGCGTATTCTTGTCAATTTGTTTAGCGGAATGAGCACGCCAAGGGCGCACATTCTTGTAGTTCCTCGTGTGCTAATTCCGCTGATAAGAGGAATAATAGTTCGAAACTTTTTACAATAGTTTAGGAGAGGTGAGAGTTTCAAATCCGAATGTACAGGTAGAAACTCAGCATCATCTATTAGAATATTAGACCATATAAAATGATGTTTTagtagttttattttattagcatAATTGGGTGGTTTTGGTaacattatatttatttatttactttttctcACCGGTTATTTAGAAACCGTACCGTTATTCTGAGTGAAGATTGATCCAATTCTCTACTGCAAAACTTAAAACAATACAATGTGGCAAGTGTCCTACTCTTCTAACAGAGAATGTGAAGGATTGAGCACGGATTACAAGTCAtaataatgctagagagaccatccatttgaattaaattttgcttgatGTGATGGGTAATTGTCACGTTCCGATCCTAAGTAGCACGTACCTTTGTACTTGCTGAACAATCATGCCTCACACCACCAAGAGATGACAAAAAGCAAACCAACGGTTCAACAACGTAGTATTCTTTCCTCTGATTACATGGTTGCATCTAATTTATGTGTTAAATTGCTAatgggatcaagccatttgaagtTCAATCTTGTTAAACTCTGACATTTCTCATTGTACTTCTAGCAGAAAACATAGAGTTCCATAATCACTCAATGAAACTTTATGAGCATGATTCACTAGATTTCAGACtacttaggccatctctaatcgaagactggccagatggctcgttttagccctctggtctttcaagaaattaatattttaatgaacagtgcaagGCCGTATtccttaccatctccaaccgagggccaaagggccatagggatTGTTTTAGTCCTGTCACAAgaaaccgtctccaaccaagggccaaaGGGTTATAGTATGGAacgtgaagaattgaaataaaatgaggtaagatagtatgaaatagtgaaaaatatatgaaaaattgggtagaaaaaaaattagaaattaaaaaacaaaaaaaaggctGATGggcataaaaacaaaaagtagcCTGGGAtcacgaaaaaaaaattaagtcctaaaccctaaagtggGCTGGGTAATGgaaaagaggaaaagaaaaatggcTGGGCTAAtggaaaagaaccaaaaaaaaaagaaaaagaaattgggCTAGCCAGCAGGCTGGCTAAAAGTGGCAAGCCGGTTGGTCATTTGACCCTTTCAGATTTCATGGGGCCAACgagccctcagttggagatggttttcgaACGTTTTTCGGCCCTTTggaccattcggttggagatgaccttaataAATATAACAGCTAGAATTATAATTTTATCTTTCACATATACCACATTGTTTTCCAACAATTCCACAATCacaacaaataatcaatttcatgaatcaaagatgcTCAATTTCAACATACATAGCCCTAACCGGAAAGggatctccggatcccttccaccaaatccaccaatccggacccttgaaatttgatttaacggctaaaattattataacttttaaaaggaCTCATGTTTTTAGctattgaatcaaatttcaagggtctggattggtggatttggtggaagggatccgagaggatccctttccgccCTAACGAGTTTTATATTGACATGATATGGTATCACTGCCAAAAGGAATAATCAACCTCGCATCCCTTCAGGAGATCAGAAATAGTGATTGCTCTCCTCCCAAAAGGGATAATCAACCTCACATCCCTTCAAATGCCAACCTCCTTTCTTCATTCATCATTCCTTTTGCTTTCGGTCGACATTCATTAcctgcattttatttttcttttcaggtGATCCCATGCGGATCGAAGCTTTCGTCCGCGCTTAGAACTCTTGTGATCTCTGATTGAGCAACACTAGTTCCACAGCAAATGGTATGCATTCCATTACCTACTGATCCCGCTAACTTcactttttttcttaatttccatttattcaATAATGAAGTCTTTATCTTTTTATAATTACATGCTTGTGCACATTCATGTTCTTCCTTATCATCTTACTTACATTAACAATTTCGACCAAAAAAACATACCTAAGTCAATCAACTTATGTTGAGAACGAATCTTGCATTGATGGAAGGAGGAACTTTGGATGAGCTTATAAGAAAGTTGGGCACCTCCTCAatctccatattgccaattggttttatggtggaacatCAACTTCCTTCACCTAAGTGAATGATCTAGCACATTTTGTATAAATATTGTGTCATCTAGCACTTTTTGGAAGTATGGTGTTGAGATTCACAACAATCTTCAAAACCTGTCTTTAATTTTACGTCTATTTTTCAACCTTTTCTAATAAATTCCCATCTAACTCTCCCTACGTACTACGTACTATGACAATTTAGTTCTCTAGATCAGTACTATTGTAGCTACCAAGCAACCGGGCAGATGACAGTTTGTTAGTTCATTCAATACAATTATTATATGCACAACCCTTacaattctttttaattttcaaactataatatggcttcaaatttttttcgtTTCTGTTTTGCTTCTCAGTTTAGTTTCATGGATATGCAGTACcgattcaaagaagaaacagatGGGATGAAGAAGGAAGCCAAGCCAATAACCATACAGCTTTTTCTTTACAGGTGACTCATTTCTGTACATGTGACAAGTATATTGTCACGATGACTGATATTTATGAACGAGATTCAGATTGCTCTGCAGGTTTTAATCATAcgtcttattttgtttttctctggTTTATTGTATTGAACGTCGATTTTCTCATCATATTGCTTGCTTTGTTGCTGTGTTTTATTTTTCGTACCTTGTTACTTGCATTCATATCACTAGAAAGAGCTCTAAATTGGGTTTTGAACGTGCAGTGTAGTGGGATAGCCGCGTATGTGATACACACTGTTTGTTGTTGAGCTTCAACAGCGGATCAAATGTCTCAGTGCTGCATGGAAGCATGAGAGGACGTGTTTATATCTTGAGCTCGAGATCACATCTCAGTGATTCCATGATCTATTCTTGAAATTTCGGCCGAGACAAATATGAAAGATTGCAAGACTGCAGAAGTGTGGTAAGTAAGAAGTGGATTAGAGCGGGAAGAAAAACGTTTTCCTGCCCTCGAGCCGACATGGAGGTGTTCACTTACCGTTCATTTGAAAGTTCTGTATGTCTGATCGTGTGCCGTCTGCTCCGACATGAAGCAAAAATGTTTACAGTTGATCAGTTGCTTAGTGGAATTCGCTTGCAAGTTTGTGAGGTGAATTCTTGGGGTATGGGTTTTATGTTAAACTCAATTGATGAGCTTTGCATTCTCAGAGCGCTTGGATGCATGGAAGGCCTTCAAGGGCGCCTTGAGTTCATGAGGTTCTTTGAATTTCTCATTGTGGCCGCCCAGTGCAAACAGTGCACCTGTCCGGGGCCCAAATTGTTATGGGGCACTTCTACCTTAGCAAATCGCGATAGCGTGGACCAGAGTCTTTCTTTCAGACCAGTGCCCTTCCGTCGCAGCTTTCCTTATCGGCCTCTTGACCTCCGAAATTGCCGCAGAAATCGCTCAAAACTCGACTAAATTTTACAGAATCGGTGGCATCGTTCACCGCTGCATTCCCTCTATGCGCAGCTCATTAAGCCTTCTAGATACTCTTGGTCCGGGAACATAGTGAGTAgtgttcgtggcaggaatttccgtcggggatgctTCCTAGCCgatgagcacacagctccccgagaggtcgacgccggttgatgctttctgtcgggcttctgctttactggcgggcttgtcaggcaaagcctgtcgggcaaggctgaaagagaaggacagagttaactttgaaaggtgcctttgtggggccttaggtgtaggccttgaggctcacaatcaagattaacttttaagtgctcaggcgtgccactgccatcttcaacatggcagatgtaaaacggatgttgagttttaattatatatattcaagagactatgttagttattgacaggtgcctttgtggggccttaggtgtaggccttaaggcttcatgttaataactaacttagtactcgAATACATaaggttcattttcttggttatatgaatcttataactattatacttctgattacctgagccTGAAGAGcataatgaatccaaataggtgcctttgtagggccttagataggccttgaggcttcccatcagaactccttcTATACTCAATGTTCTAGCCCGAGGAAcaagatgaatccaaataggtgcatTTGTaaggccttgaataggccttgaggcttcccatcagaattcattccGTACTCGAACattctatggtaatcataatataatagaaataaaactaagtgacaggtcgattacttgcgcctcaagtaacttcggacttcttgttatcaaagcttgtcgtggatgggttaagtccacatcaggttcttttttatgccttgaggccaaggactttttgagtgatcaaatcttacatgcccgagggcttagaacttagatctggcttgaactgtgaagacatattcaaaccggattcaagcgctgagagagtcttttaatagccatattactagaaataacttggatacaacttgtagtatacaacatattgctaggctaatgaatgaaaagacacaaacaaagagggtcgggcaaggtttaatcttgtcgggcaaggctgatcgtcttgcaacttcctatctttgtggtttatcatgaggtttgaaagcttagaaaaggggttgggaggtgagtttacagaaagaaatcgatactacagcaagagttgaacagggtagcagagttattacaaagggtttatcccgaaagggatgaaggcttgggctgactacagcttcattttgaaggcaaatctggctttgagcagagtttgtgcttgtatttgttggtttgtttgagtgtccttaactctaatttctctttctccttttatagacactttggcttggcctcctgtagcaataatcttgcccgaatgcagtttgaaggatagtgactcatcagctatttacttgtactgccactataaagtacttttgggctgattagctggctggtctataccacttggcccttgggtaggtgagcaagtggtgcaaatgatctgcacctagtcgggaaaggccttttctgccttctgggcttgggCTGTGCTTTGGGTTTTTCTCatctttttgggccaactcccttctgcacctagtcgggaaaggcttatgttctctttctttccctatatatatgtttcatcttgtaattgttttgatatgaaaaatacatccaaaattcaacatggtatcagagccaggaggCGGGCCCGTACTGCCACGTGATTGGGTGGGTTCCCGTTGGCCCCGCGTGATTGTCCACGTAGGCCAAAGATGCCACGTGTTTAGGTGGGTCCCCATTGGCCCCGCGTGATTGGGTGAGTCCCGAcatggctccacgtggttgccgatgtgtggaaattcacgtgtgacccataagtggggtctcacgtgcgggggagtgttggaacccccagtcccacatcggacagagggagaagagaagagtgctttaaatagaaatacccctctctaactaacatcgaggccttttgtgataaaactccacacctgaggattgtgcaggtggttaagtggggacagtatcggtgcTCCAAAGTCTTTGTTTTTGGACATTCACGGGTCTTACACCTCTTCATCCTCTTCATATCTCCTTCCCTTGCTGCTATGGTGTTTACTCAATTTATCCACGTTATTAGGGAACAATCATGCCTTTAGCTGCTCTCACCCAGCCGGATATAGCAGAACTGGTTGAAGCTGCCGCTCTTTTCTGTCCAATATCATACTTGGAGCATATCACTTCTAAATTTGCACTTAGAATGGTCATCATATATAATGATCAGgtattccttatcttcttcaaAGTATAGCGAATGAATAGCTTCTGTAATAAAATTGATGCATATGTTCATCTTTTCAGATGATTCTTTTTACTCAGTGTTAGATTTTACTAGTAGTAATCTTGTTATTTTCTGTAGATTATATCCAGTGAATGGGGCGTCAACTTTTTGGATTCAATATGTGGTGGCCATGTTGACTACTTGGACTAGTTGTATATGATTTTGCTTTTCGTCGTCAGGGTTTAAATACTATGTTCCCCGTTGTATGTTCTCTTTAAGTAATATAATATGGGTATAAGGGTCTAGCCCCCCAGCTTTGACTAGGTTTCAGTCCTCTTtaaatatttctttttaatatatGGTATATCAAAAAAATGCACATTTTGACCCCGAGCACCAAACAACTCATGACCAACCCTGCACCCAACACGTCTCTACTCTCATTGAGTGAAATGCCTTTCACACCATCAATTCCAATCTCCTCTATCCTTTTAGCCCCCTCCATCCAAAATCTGTTTCATAAAGATCCACCTTCGGCGACCTAAGAACCACGACGTGGTGCTCGGACCAGAGAATCTCCTCCTGCCTCGAAATCCACTTCTCTGCATCTCCCAAAATTGCCTTGTCTAACTTGTTAATAGCGTTTCCGATTGTTTTTACTGCAACAAGTTTGTCCAATTACGTGAAGATATGCTACAAGTTATTGCATCTTTCTTGGAAGAGCACTTCTGGATCACTAAGAACCAATCCACTGTTTCTCGATCCTCAGCTGAAGTGGAGTATCGTGCCATGGCCTCCATCACATGTGAATTCAGTGGATGAAATATTTACTAGATGACTTAAGAGTTGACCAGGGAGTTTCTATTGTTATAATCAAGTTGCAGTTTACATAGCTGCAAATCATGTAGTTCGTGAGTGTACCAAACACATCGAGATTAACTGTCACATTGTTCGCGAAGGAATGCAAGCTGGTATTATCAAAACAGCCTATGTCCCATCTTGAAGTTCACTAATATACTCAGCAAACCCCTTGGACATGAGATTTGTCGTTTTCCAATTGGCAAGCTTGGTGTTCTTACATCCACGCTTTAGCTTGAGGGGGAATATTGACGGATTGAATCACATAtacatttacatttttttcctCATTGCACATGACTTACATGTCACCGGTGTCAGTGTCGGATAATGTCACCGCCATTGGTGCTAGAAATTTTTTCCAGTCGCCCAAAAATTTATAGTCCTTGTTCAACAATGACACAAAAAATAACAAATGGTGCAACTTTTTCTTCTTGCATTATGTTTTGCTGTGTGCGTTTATTGGTTTCCCACACTATACACAATAAAATTAGAGAACTTAGAAAATTCATCAATTAACATAACTCGCTTTTGGAAGTGacatttgaagaaaaattggtGCCGATCACTGAAATATTTGATAACTAGTCACAGGAAAACGTTGACCGGTCAGAAAATGTGGTAACATTAAAAATGACAACCatgtaattattttaatttataatagtgtttatatataaaaagttgTCGACTTTTCCATTAATACCTAAAATGTCACCAATACAGTAATTCTCTTGGCATTGTTTTTCTATACCGTTTTGGATACATTACCAACTCTGCAACAAAACGCGCTCCGTACGTGCACCCAACTCGCATTTTCTATAAACCCTTCCGCACGTTAATTGTCAACTTCcgaaacaaaaaaaagtatGTAGCCTTCCCAATATACTATGAATTGacccaaaattaaaattaaaaaatggccAAAACTGGAAAAGAATACCTGTCCTTTGTAATATTCCAAAGGACAATCACGAACCGTCTCCTATATATAGTTGATAAATTCCTCCTTAATCCCACCAAACTCCTCAGCCTCAACTCTCAAATATTCCACTACGTTTTTGCTCATCACAGCCTAAAAAAGACCGGAAGGCCACCATGGAAATGAAGAAGATTGCTTGTGCTGTCCTCTTCGCAGCCGCCTCTGTCAGCTCTGTGATGGCTCATGCAGGCCACGCCCACGCGCCCGCCCCGGGACCAGGAGCAGCCCCAAGTGATGCCTCTGCCAGCCTCCCCGTCCTAGGGTCCGTGGTTGGTGCATCCGTTGTGTCATTCATTGCTTACTACATgcattaaaataataaagaagacATGACAACCGAGAGAGATTCAACTGAGTAATTCAAAAGAAGGGGAATGAGATTGATGTTTTCTTTAGTTCCTGAATAGAGGGTCTGTCTTGGTTCTCATTCTTTCAAATTTATGTGAACCATTTGTTTTAATAATAACGTAATAAAATAGCGTTTTCCTAATCTTCATACGATATTGTTGGTTACCTAGTGAAAATTTGTTTACTGTTGTactttttaacttttaactTTCTCTTgcaaggtgcaaagtgatacaTTTGTATGAGAAAAATAAACtgccaaaaaagaaaataatgtatGCAGAAATCATTTCTTTGTAGAAATCaagctcaaaattttcaattaacgTCCAAATATTTCAATTTTGATCTTTTTTTCTTAATACATATATAGGAAAAATCCTGAAATTAAGAtaattaaagaaggaaattaactataatatatTGTCGCGTTGATCTGTTACCGCGTTCTGTTGAGAAGTCAAGGATATGTTACCCTATATTTATAATCTTTCTCCATTAATTCAAgccattttcttgttttgcttTTCATCATGGAATATGATTTTAAACTTGGTCCTCCCATGCATCTGTTACAATTTCTCTGTTATTCCCATATTTTCTGATGGAGAGCTGCTAGACTCACCTCAAtatcttttttttcatttacatTATAAATTTACTCTTTATAAAAAGTTATAAATTGAAACGCTATTTTATTATCCACTATTATTTCTAAAATAAttgctaatatgttatttctctACCCACTAATATTTCTAAAAATAACTAAATTATATTTCCTCAACAACAAAGTCTCCTTCCATGATAATCTACCAACAAATGAATAACTTGTAAATGCTCCGGTGTATGATTATGCACTCCAATAACTATCATCAATATTCAATCATCATCAATTGCTAGCTTCTTAACCTTTAGTTGAAAAGAGCATCCACACTTTTCGTTCCAAAATTCGTTTTATCCTTTATTGTTTTTCACAATCAAAGTAATTCTTCGGCTCCTATTACCTTTTCACACTCAATCTATTATTGTTATATATCTATTAAGATATTTATTGGTCATAATACAAATGGACaaacttataaataaaaatttcatgaaaaagtGGGTGGAGAGGTAAGACACTGCGAATGAGAATAAAACCTCTTTTAATAATATATGAATGTTCTGCCATATGGTTCTATTTACTAATATTTTtatcacttgtaagtaagagatttTATGTTTAGTAATCGTGTCCATTATATGGTTTAACCTAAATCTCCTACACAATGTAAACATATAgatattttcagaaaaataaatttttttatatagagaTGATGTTTTACTAGAATCTTAAGAAATAAACGGTTTGATCATCAAATTATCCATCCACATATGGGAAAATTCGTGCATGGCCATGGCGATAGACCTAAAAAATTTGTTAGCTCTAGTTACTGTAACTTCTTGTGCTCAAGTAATTGAAAGGACCGCGTACGCCATTAGACAATGATGCAGGCAGCATGTGGATTGTAGAGATGTGGTGAGCTTTATCTCTGAATATATATTGCAGGCCTTATGTAAGTTTTTCTCCctgaacatgtatatataggaaTGGATAGTGTCAt
This is a stretch of genomic DNA from Malus domestica chromosome 02, GDT2T_hap1. It encodes these proteins:
- the LOC108175215 gene encoding arabinogalactan protein 23, translating into MEMKKIACAVLFAAASVSSVMAHAGHAHAPAPGPGAAPSDASASLPVLGSVVGASVVSFIAYYMH